A single region of the Streptomyces sp. NBC_01262 genome encodes:
- a CDS encoding RHS repeat-associated core domain-containing protein, whose protein sequence is MFRRTSWFRWTGRTSASTDDRRRTPRGVRRGQVRRPAARYRWPKLGPPGVVLLATALIAGTVSPAVAAVRRTPQAATSTASPVSSSRADAAGPAADVMVNGWGDGSGYHVDVATGRGGYAWRELTVLRPAGIDDSAWTGYQCVSGDGKYAAVAILPASSVNLAVARDHGAFAYSVNLRTGAAKPVAAGVALKYHSPGCGIGDVAEFTVNPGDNQRTTQVLSADLQSGKVKASTTVEGQVTSVVPTPDGPVGVMGSTLVRIPEKGTAAGRPVRLATVSGLAYDLRPAAGGGVDFAVQRAAGKSSLIMRERSGKLSTLGEGAHASLQLMQGRAGRALAVGATRVASGSGIRKISTQALPYGATSVSLDGGAVTGAGQKTAQSAPVILATRSGKLIKSHAPTSSGRSSTALPSPAPAAGSATASQSAQRPALSSTADSSSVRSATLHTTVATSAAAAASSTTPKCSVGRNEENRQVMQPGTAQVSWAVQMAEQGLLSGSSYQRAANYANLGLVAYAPNDDFSKVALEHPSSDTWDSVPRSVYEAIVAQESNYSQASWHALPGIPGNPLIADYYGAGGLITTMDYSKADCGYGLGQVTSGMATGDTTYSVHGQWKIAVDYQENVAAGLQILERTWNQLYDAGITVNGGDPKYLENWYFAAWAYNSGIQPTAAFGNTTGCTPSATCTGPDGTWGLGWANNPRNPDYPPTRAPYLRDSYADASHPASWPYQERIMGWMGQPILRFNEAAYSTPDYHGGKTWLQIPPVDAFCTSDNLCDPTGTQSSDYCSLTDYECWWHQPVTFISDCSTTCATSSYTASAGSSEPTIVKPHPHPPSCSLDTTHVHDEGSGSPIIVDESQSQPPLNLVGCGSSNWSQDGTFSYSYGTNSAGDPIGALDTHQLGVGFGGHVLFTHTEDGSNPAEINTGTWTPNLPKLQYYKIKLHFPSTAASATNVVYTINPGGGASPWKIRVNQDWGTEEWVTIGTFAMENGATVKLTNKSDITGSGNINYADYDIAYDAVAFIPEGGTPGHPIGGPPGVKDAPKGSNPAWVQCGCVRRTAGDPVDTSTGAFGDTFTDLSTPGRGMPLNFTRTYASALASPDGPNATLAEDGPFGWGWTYSYNLSSTTDSTSGDVTIKQEDGSQVTFTDVSGNYTPSAPRYDATLTQDGSNYVFTRKSKEIFTFDTATGHLVSETDLVGSKASPAYATTLAYDSSGNLHTITDPGGRVYTLTWTGSHITALTDSASRKVTYAYDSDDNLTDVYGVGTTRSPSLQDDDHTQYTYTTAHLMSSMRSPNNFGSTATPTPVTAMTYDSSERVLTQTNPVGGTTTFTYGPDTSADLTDGQTLVTDPSGHKTLDTYADGLLTSETKGYGTSDAGTWTYTYDPISLGVTSISDPDGNLQTFAYDDHGNQISASDARGFTTTHAYDDSDNLTTTITPDGLRTDYAYDETGHIAAGGDGYGLLTSTTQEPADGSATARTTSVYYDDTAHPGDATRTVDARGNTSRATYDTAGDAISTTDPAGDKTQFGYDTTRGVLTSMVSPVGTAAGTVPGCTPPATGCTTYTYDAWDNRTGTTDPLGHTTSAVSDADGNQTSATDGNGQKTTYSYDAADRQTTATRPDTTVVKTAYNDDGTVAKTTDGAGAATSYAYDAQGRQTGRTDAKNRTTTSAYDTAGLLTTLTDPDGRVTTYAYDPAGNAASVSYSDGTTPNITGIGYDAMGRRTGMTDGTGTSSWSYDAFGELTAQTNGSGSTVGYAYDANSNETSVTYPGTGAGTVTRTFDAANRLTSVKDWTSQSTTFGYTGDGQWKSTTYPNSTVATTSFDAANQPTADTLTSGSTTLASLAYTRDSAGQLASDTGQTYQYTALEQLKSSTTGTTTTSFAYDAADNPVQVGTSGQTFDAANQLCWSTTATMPTSPTCASAPTGATTYTYNSEGDRTNAATTSAATTYSYNQADQLTGVTSDSTTATYTYDGDGLRASKTVGATTTAFTWDGSAAPDLLSDGSTAYLYGPNDLPVEQITGSTPLYYFHDQLGSTRGLTNSAGAITGAYTYTPYGAATSHTGTASTPLQYTGQYTDAETGFVYLRARYYDPATAQFLTVDPEVESTLEAYVYVVGNPLNLTDPTGLFGWGSIGHAFTDHWRGIAQVAIVATATVAAGLCTAATAGVCAGAGGIIISAGIGFAAGVGSYEVGGGQHTWKGALQQGAIGAGSYGAAAGVGKGAMLMSRTSKYLTFTDTLYNAARNGGRFWKQGENVREVINHCGFGTRWP, encoded by the coding sequence ATGTTCCGCCGCACAAGCTGGTTTCGATGGACCGGCCGGACGAGCGCGAGCACGGACGACCGCCGCCGAACGCCGCGCGGGGTACGCCGTGGCCAGGTACGCAGACCGGCAGCCCGCTACCGGTGGCCGAAACTGGGACCGCCCGGAGTGGTGCTGCTCGCCACGGCCCTGATCGCAGGTACGGTCTCCCCCGCGGTCGCCGCGGTGCGGCGCACGCCGCAGGCGGCGACCTCAACCGCTTCGCCGGTCTCGTCCTCGCGTGCGGATGCGGCGGGGCCGGCGGCTGACGTGATGGTCAACGGGTGGGGTGACGGGTCCGGCTATCACGTCGACGTCGCCACCGGCCGTGGCGGTTACGCCTGGCGGGAGCTGACTGTATTGCGGCCGGCGGGTATCGATGACTCGGCGTGGACCGGCTACCAGTGTGTCTCGGGTGACGGGAAGTACGCGGCGGTGGCGATCCTGCCCGCCTCGTCGGTGAACCTGGCCGTGGCCCGGGACCACGGGGCGTTCGCCTATTCGGTAAACCTCCGCACCGGTGCGGCCAAACCGGTCGCGGCCGGCGTCGCCCTGAAATACCACTCCCCGGGCTGCGGCATCGGCGACGTCGCCGAATTCACCGTCAACCCCGGCGACAACCAGCGCACCACTCAGGTGCTGTCGGCGGATCTGCAATCCGGCAAGGTCAAGGCGTCCACCACCGTCGAGGGCCAGGTGACCTCGGTGGTCCCGACGCCCGACGGGCCGGTGGGCGTCATGGGCAGCACCCTGGTACGAATCCCGGAGAAGGGTACCGCCGCCGGACGGCCCGTCCGGCTGGCCACGGTCAGCGGGCTGGCATACGACCTGCGCCCGGCGGCCGGCGGCGGTGTGGACTTCGCCGTGCAGCGGGCCGCGGGCAAGTCGTCGCTGATCATGCGCGAGCGGTCCGGGAAGCTGTCCACGCTGGGTGAAGGAGCGCACGCTTCCCTGCAGCTGATGCAGGGCCGGGCGGGCCGGGCGCTCGCCGTCGGCGCCACCCGGGTGGCATCCGGGTCCGGGATCCGGAAGATCAGCACGCAGGCACTGCCATACGGCGCCACCAGCGTGTCACTGGACGGCGGGGCGGTGACGGGCGCGGGCCAGAAGACGGCGCAATCGGCTCCGGTGATCCTGGCGACCCGCAGCGGCAAGCTGATCAAGAGCCATGCCCCGACGTCATCAGGACGCTCCTCGACAGCCCTCCCCTCCCCAGCTCCCGCCGCCGGCAGCGCAACAGCCTCACAATCGGCGCAGCGTCCGGCGCTGTCGTCGACGGCCGACAGTTCAAGCGTCCGATCCGCGACGCTTCACACCACTGTCGCCACGTCCGCAGCCGCGGCGGCGAGCAGCACGACGCCGAAGTGTTCGGTGGGGCGGAACGAGGAGAACCGGCAGGTGATGCAGCCGGGCACCGCGCAGGTGTCCTGGGCGGTGCAGATGGCCGAGCAGGGACTGCTGTCCGGCTCCTCCTACCAGCGGGCGGCCAACTACGCGAACCTGGGCCTGGTGGCCTACGCCCCGAACGACGACTTCTCCAAGGTCGCGCTTGAGCATCCGTCGTCTGACACCTGGGACTCGGTGCCGCGTTCGGTGTACGAGGCGATCGTGGCGCAGGAGAGCAACTACAGCCAGGCGTCCTGGCACGCCCTGCCCGGCATCCCCGGCAACCCCCTGATCGCCGACTACTACGGCGCGGGCGGCCTGATCACCACGATGGACTACTCCAAGGCCGACTGCGGCTACGGCCTGGGCCAGGTCACCTCCGGCATGGCCACCGGCGACACCACGTACTCCGTCCACGGACAGTGGAAGATCGCCGTGGACTACCAGGAGAACGTCGCCGCTGGCCTGCAGATCCTGGAACGCACCTGGAACCAGCTCTACGACGCAGGCATCACCGTCAACGGCGGCGACCCGAAATACCTGGAGAACTGGTACTTCGCCGCCTGGGCCTACAACTCCGGCATCCAGCCCACCGCCGCGTTCGGCAACACCACCGGCTGCACCCCCAGCGCCACCTGCACCGGCCCGGACGGCACCTGGGGCCTGGGCTGGGCCAACAACCCCCGCAACCCGGACTACCCGCCCACCCGCGCCCCGTACCTGCGGGACTCCTACGCGGACGCCTCGCACCCGGCGAGCTGGCCGTACCAGGAGCGGATCATGGGCTGGATGGGCCAGCCGATCCTGCGCTTCAACGAGGCCGCCTACAGCACGCCCGACTACCACGGCGGCAAGACCTGGCTGCAGATCCCGCCGGTCGACGCCTTCTGCACCTCGGACAACCTGTGCGACCCGACCGGTACTCAGAGCTCCGACTACTGCTCCCTGACGGACTACGAGTGCTGGTGGCACCAGCCGGTCACCTTCATATCGGACTGCTCCACGACCTGCGCCACCAGCAGCTACACCGCCAGTGCCGGCTCCAGTGAGCCAACGATCGTCAAGCCGCACCCTCACCCGCCGTCGTGCTCGCTGGACACCACCCACGTGCACGACGAAGGCAGCGGTTCGCCGATCATCGTGGACGAGTCGCAGAGCCAGCCACCACTGAACCTGGTCGGCTGCGGATCGTCCAACTGGTCGCAGGACGGCACCTTCAGCTACTCGTACGGCACCAACAGCGCCGGTGATCCGATCGGAGCCCTCGACACCCACCAACTCGGGGTCGGCTTCGGCGGCCACGTGCTGTTCACCCACACCGAGGACGGCTCGAACCCCGCTGAGATCAACACCGGCACCTGGACGCCGAACCTGCCCAAGCTCCAGTACTACAAGATCAAACTGCACTTCCCGTCCACGGCCGCCAGCGCCACCAACGTCGTCTACACCATCAACCCCGGCGGCGGAGCCAGCCCCTGGAAGATCCGGGTCAACCAGGACTGGGGCACCGAAGAGTGGGTCACCATCGGCACCTTCGCGATGGAGAACGGCGCCACCGTCAAACTCACCAACAAAAGCGACATCACCGGCTCCGGCAACATCAACTACGCCGACTACGACATCGCCTACGACGCGGTCGCCTTCATCCCCGAAGGCGGCACACCCGGCCACCCCATCGGCGGCCCGCCCGGCGTCAAGGACGCACCGAAGGGCAGCAACCCGGCCTGGGTGCAATGCGGCTGCGTCCGCCGCACCGCCGGCGACCCCGTCGACACCAGCACCGGCGCCTTCGGCGACACCTTCACCGACCTGTCCACCCCCGGCCGCGGCATGCCGCTGAACTTCACCCGCACCTACGCCTCCGCCCTGGCCAGCCCCGACGGCCCCAACGCCACGCTGGCCGAGGACGGCCCGTTCGGCTGGGGCTGGACCTACTCCTACAACCTGTCCTCCACCACCGACAGCACCAGCGGGGACGTCACCATCAAGCAGGAGGACGGCTCCCAGGTCACCTTCACCGACGTCTCCGGCAACTACACCCCCAGCGCGCCACGCTACGACGCCACGCTCACCCAGGACGGCTCGAACTACGTCTTCACCCGCAAGTCCAAGGAGATCTTCACCTTCGACACCGCCACCGGCCATCTGGTCTCCGAAACCGACCTGGTCGGCAGCAAGGCCAGTCCGGCCTACGCCACCACGCTCGCGTACGACAGCAGCGGCAATCTGCACACCATCACCGACCCCGGCGGCCGTGTCTACACGCTGACCTGGACCGGCAGCCACATCACCGCGCTCACCGACTCCGCCAGCCGCAAGGTCACGTACGCGTACGACAGCGACGACAACCTCACCGACGTGTACGGCGTCGGCACCACCCGCAGCCCGTCCCTGCAGGACGACGATCACACGCAGTACACCTATACGACCGCGCACCTGATGAGTTCGATGCGCTCACCGAACAACTTCGGGAGCACGGCCACCCCGACGCCGGTCACCGCGATGACGTACGACAGTTCGGAGCGCGTGCTGACCCAGACCAACCCCGTCGGGGGTACCACCACCTTCACCTACGGCCCCGACACCAGCGCGGACCTCACCGACGGCCAAACCCTGGTCACCGACCCGTCCGGGCACAAAACCCTGGACACCTACGCGGACGGCCTGCTGACCTCCGAGACCAAGGGCTACGGCACCTCCGACGCCGGCACCTGGACCTACACCTACGACCCGATCAGCCTCGGCGTCACCTCCATCAGCGACCCCGACGGCAACCTGCAGACCTTCGCCTACGACGACCACGGCAACCAGATCTCCGCCAGCGACGCCCGCGGCTTCACCACAACCCACGCCTACGACGACAGCGACAACCTCACCACCACCATCACCCCGGATGGCCTGCGCACCGACTACGCCTACGACGAGACCGGGCACATCGCAGCCGGAGGCGACGGCTACGGCCTGCTGACCAGTACGACCCAGGAGCCCGCGGACGGCAGCGCGACCGCCCGCACCACCAGCGTCTACTACGACGACACCGCCCACCCCGGCGACGCCACCCGCACCGTCGACGCCCGCGGGAACACCAGCAGGGCCACCTACGACACCGCGGGCGACGCCATCAGCACCACCGACCCGGCGGGCGACAAGACGCAGTTCGGCTACGACACCACCCGGGGCGTCCTGACCTCGATGGTCTCCCCGGTCGGGACCGCCGCGGGCACTGTGCCCGGCTGCACCCCGCCCGCCACCGGCTGCACCACCTACACCTACGACGCGTGGGACAACCGCACCGGCACCACCGACCCGCTCGGCCACACCACGTCGGCGGTCTCCGATGCCGACGGCAACCAGACCTCCGCCACCGACGGCAACGGTCAGAAAACTACGTACAGCTACGACGCCGCCGACCGGCAAACCACCGCCACTCGGCCCGATACGACGGTGGTCAAGACGGCCTACAACGACGACGGAACCGTCGCGAAGACCACGGACGGGGCCGGCGCGGCGACCAGCTACGCATACGACGCACAGGGACGCCAGACCGGCCGGACGGACGCGAAGAACCGCACCACCACCTCGGCGTACGACACGGCGGGCCTCCTGACGACGCTCACCGACCCGGACGGACGCGTCACCACGTACGCCTACGACCCGGCAGGGAACGCCGCGTCTGTCAGCTACTCCGACGGCACCACCCCGAACATCACCGGCATCGGCTACGACGCGATGGGCCGCCGCACCGGAATGACCGACGGCACCGGCACCAGCAGTTGGAGCTACGACGCATTCGGCGAACTCACCGCGCAGACCAACGGCTCGGGCTCGACCGTCGGCTACGCCTACGACGCCAACAGCAACGAGACCTCGGTCACCTATCCCGGCACCGGCGCTGGCACGGTGACCCGGACCTTCGACGCAGCCAACCGCCTCACCAGCGTCAAGGACTGGACCAGCCAGTCCACCACCTTCGGCTACACCGGCGACGGCCAGTGGAAGTCGACCACCTATCCCAACTCCACCGTAGCCACTACATCGTTCGACGCCGCCAACCAGCCGACCGCAGACACCCTGACCAGCGGCAGCACCACACTCGCCTCACTCGCGTACACGCGGGACAGCGCCGGCCAACTCGCCAGCGACACCGGACAGACCTACCAGTACACCGCCCTGGAACAGCTGAAGTCCTCCACCACCGGTACGACCACGACGTCGTTCGCCTACGACGCGGCGGACAACCCCGTCCAGGTCGGCACCAGCGGACAGACCTTCGACGCGGCCAACCAACTGTGCTGGTCCACCACCGCCACCATGCCCACCAGCCCAACCTGCGCGAGCGCCCCGACCGGCGCCACCACCTACACCTACAACTCCGAGGGCGACCGCACGAACGCGGCCACCACCTCCGCGGCCACCACCTACAGCTACAACCAGGCCGACCAACTCACCGGCGTCACGTCGGACTCAACCACCGCCACCTACACCTACGACGGCGACGGACTGCGCGCCAGCAAGACGGTCGGCGCTACGACCACCGCCTTCACCTGGGACGGCTCGGCCGCCCCGGACCTCCTGTCCGACGGCAGCACTGCCTACCTCTATGGCCCGAACGACCTCCCGGTCGAACAGATCACGGGAAGCACACCGCTGTACTACTTCCACGACCAGCTCGGCTCCACCCGGGGCCTGACCAACTCCGCCGGAGCGATCACCGGCGCCTACACCTACACCCCGTACGGCGCTGCCACCAGCCACACCGGCACCGCCTCGACGCCCCTCCAGTACACCGGTCAGTACACAGACGCTGAGACCGGCTTCGTCTACCTGCGCGCCCGCTACTACGACCCGGCGACCGCGCAATTCCTCACCGTCGACCCGGAGGTCGAGAGCACCCTGGAGGCGTACGTTTACGTCGTCGGCAACCCGCTCAACCTGACCGACCCCACAGGCTTGTTCGGGTGGGGCAGCATCGGTCACGCCTTCACCGACCACTGGCGTGGCATCGCCCAGGTCGCCATCGTCGCCACGGCAACTGTGGCCGCAGGACTGTGCACCGCGGCGACCGCTGGTGTGTGCGCGGGAGCCGGCGGAATCATCATCTCCGCAGGCATCGGATTCGCCGCCGGAGTCGGCAGCTACGAGGTCGGAGGCGGACAGCACACCTGGAAGGGAGCCCTGCAGCAGGGAGCGATCGGAGCGGGCTCATATGGTGCAGCCGCTGGCGTCGGCAAGGGGGCGATGCTGATGTCGAGGACGAGCAAGTACTTGACGTTTACGGACACGCTCTACAACGCCGCGCGCAACGGCGGACGCTTTTGGAAGCAGGGCGAGAACGTGCGAGAAGTCATCAACCACTGTGGGTTCGGCACCAGGTGGCCATAG
- a CDS encoding IS110 family transposase, with amino-acid sequence MEGKDLIYCGIDWAERTHDVALVDDSGQLLAKRHITDDAGGYKILLDLLAEYGDTEESPIPVAIETSRGLVVAVLRTGKRQVFAINPMAAARYRDRHSVSGKKSDPGDALVLANILRTDMYAHRPLPQDSDVARAVAVLARAQQDATWNRQQISNQLRSLLREYYPAALAAFESWKNGLCRREAHELLKAAPTPARASRLTRTQLQAALKRAGRQRGIEAEIDRLREIFRSDWAHQPSLVENALGKQMLALLVQLVAACTAADNLAEAVEEAFPQHPDAEIILSFPGLGIQLGARVLAEIGDDRTRFADARGLKAYAGASPVTRASGKKSSITRRWVKNDRLNHAGYLWAFSAITASPGAKAHYRRRRDDHRDWHAAAQRNLFNRMLGQLYHCLQHGRLYDEAVAFPAEAQATMQAA; translated from the coding sequence ATGGAGGGGAAAGACTTGATCTACTGCGGCATCGACTGGGCCGAACGCACGCACGACGTCGCCCTGGTCGACGACAGCGGCCAGTTACTGGCCAAACGGCACATCACCGACGACGCGGGCGGCTACAAGATCCTGCTGGATTTGCTTGCCGAATACGGCGACACCGAGGAGAGCCCGATCCCGGTCGCGATCGAGACCTCCCGCGGCCTGGTCGTCGCCGTGCTGCGGACGGGCAAGAGGCAGGTGTTCGCGATCAACCCGATGGCCGCTGCCCGCTACCGCGACCGGCACTCCGTCTCCGGCAAGAAGTCCGACCCCGGAGACGCTCTGGTCCTGGCCAACATCCTGCGCACCGACATGTATGCCCACCGGCCGTTGCCTCAGGACAGCGACGTGGCCCGCGCGGTCGCCGTCCTTGCCAGGGCTCAGCAGGACGCGACGTGGAACCGGCAGCAGATCTCCAACCAGCTCCGGTCGCTGCTGCGGGAGTACTACCCGGCCGCGCTGGCCGCCTTCGAGTCCTGGAAGAACGGTTTGTGCCGCCGGGAGGCGCACGAACTCCTCAAGGCGGCTCCGACACCGGCGCGGGCCTCGCGGCTGACGCGCACGCAGCTGCAGGCCGCGCTCAAGCGCGCCGGCCGCCAGCGCGGCATCGAAGCCGAGATCGACCGGCTCCGGGAGATCTTCCGTTCCGACTGGGCGCACCAGCCATCGCTGGTGGAGAACGCGCTTGGCAAACAGATGCTCGCGCTCCTGGTCCAGCTGGTGGCCGCCTGCACCGCCGCCGACAATCTGGCCGAGGCGGTGGAGGAAGCTTTCCCTCAGCACCCGGACGCTGAGATCATCCTCAGCTTCCCCGGACTCGGCATCCAGCTCGGTGCCCGGGTGCTCGCCGAGATCGGAGACGACCGCACCAGGTTCGCCGACGCCCGCGGCCTGAAGGCCTATGCCGGCGCCTCACCCGTCACGAGGGCTTCCGGCAAGAAGTCGAGTATCACCCGCCGGTGGGTGAAGAACGACCGCCTCAACCACGCCGGCTACCTCTGGGCCTTTTCCGCCATCACCGCCTCTCCCGGCGCCAAAGCCCACTACAGGCGGCGCCGCGACGACCACCGGGACTGGCACGCCGCAGCCCAGCGCAACCTCTTCAACCGGATGCTCGGACAGCTCTACCACTGCCTCCAGCATGGACGGCTCTACGACGAAGCGGTGGCCTTCCCGGCGGAAGCCCAGGCAACGATGCAGGCGGCATAA
- a CDS encoding ketopantoate reductase family protein produces the protein MRYIIIGAGAVGGSIGGRLHESGHEVVLVARRAHYEAIRDRGLTLRTPQDVLKLPVPVVDGPEGLALREDDVLVLAVKTQDTTAALDDWAPVAAHLPLVCAQNGVESERIALRRFARVYGMCVWLPASYLEPGEIIAPGAPLTGMLHVGRAQGGTDDTALRIAAGLEKSHFLAPVVPDVMRWKYAKLLSNLGNAIHALCGPPADEALRRRTYDEGAAVLNAAGIAHTSEAEQAELRGEQVEVRPVEGSALLGGSSWQSLARGTGSIEADYLNGEIVLLGRQYGVPTPVNETLQRLANTAARERRSPGSMTVAEVTAAVEALDIG, from the coding sequence GTGCGATACATCATCATCGGCGCCGGAGCGGTCGGCGGTTCCATCGGCGGACGGCTCCACGAGAGCGGTCATGAAGTCGTTCTCGTCGCGCGCAGGGCGCATTACGAGGCGATACGCGACCGGGGGCTGACGCTGCGCACCCCGCAGGATGTCCTGAAGCTGCCCGTGCCGGTCGTGGACGGGCCGGAGGGCCTCGCCCTGCGCGAGGACGACGTGCTGGTCCTGGCGGTGAAGACGCAGGACACGACGGCGGCCCTGGATGACTGGGCGCCGGTCGCCGCGCATCTGCCGCTCGTGTGTGCGCAGAACGGCGTCGAGAGCGAGCGCATCGCGCTGCGCAGGTTCGCCCGCGTCTACGGCATGTGCGTGTGGCTGCCCGCCTCGTACCTGGAACCCGGCGAGATCATCGCGCCCGGCGCCCCGCTCACCGGCATGCTGCATGTCGGCCGCGCGCAGGGCGGCACGGATGACACCGCGCTGCGCATCGCCGCCGGGCTGGAGAAGTCGCACTTCCTCGCTCCGGTCGTGCCCGACGTGATGCGCTGGAAGTACGCCAAGCTCCTCTCCAACCTCGGGAACGCCATCCACGCCCTGTGCGGCCCGCCCGCCGACGAGGCCCTGCGCAGGCGTACGTACGACGAGGGCGCCGCCGTGCTGAACGCGGCCGGCATCGCACACACGAGTGAGGCCGAGCAGGCAGAACTGCGGGGCGAACAGGTCGAGGTCCGGCCGGTGGAGGGCAGCGCGCTGCTCGGCGGGTCGTCGTGGCAGAGCCTGGCCCGGGGGACGGGGTCGATCGAGGCGGACTACCTCAACGGGGAGATCGTGCTGCTGGGCAGGCAGTACGGGGTGCCGACGCCGGTCAACGAGACGTTGCAGCGGCTGGCGAACACGGCGGCGCGCGAGCGCAGGTCACCCGGCAGCATGACGGTCGCCGAAGTGACGGCGGCCGTCGAGGCGCTCGACATAGGTTGA
- a CDS encoding NUDIX hydrolase: MTETETYSEYIASLPRVLSGAAVLFRDAGGRVLIAETTYREDGKWTLPGGTVESDSGESPRQGARRETLEEIGLDVEPGRLLAVDWVRGPGRPPLAAYLYDGGVLDEARQAAIVLQAEELSQWRMVTPAEAEGYVSDSLYRRIRAALTALEHGTRTAELEDGYPVGS, encoded by the coding sequence GTGACAGAGACAGAGACATACAGCGAATACATCGCAAGTCTGCCCAGGGTGCTCTCCGGCGCCGCCGTGCTGTTCCGTGACGCCGGGGGCCGTGTTCTCATCGCGGAGACGACCTACCGCGAGGACGGCAAGTGGACGCTGCCGGGCGGCACCGTCGAGTCGGACTCCGGGGAATCGCCGCGTCAGGGGGCCCGGCGCGAGACGCTGGAGGAGATCGGGCTGGACGTGGAGCCGGGACGGCTCCTCGCGGTGGACTGGGTGCGCGGGCCGGGCAGGCCCCCGTTGGCGGCGTATCTGTACGACGGCGGGGTGCTGGACGAGGCGCGGCAGGCCGCGATCGTGCTCCAGGCGGAGGAGCTGTCGCAGTGGCGGATGGTCACCCCGGCGGAAGCGGAGGGCTACGTGTCCGACAGCCTGTACCGCCGCATCCGCGCCGCACTGACCGCACTGGAACACGGCACGCGCACGGCCGAGTTGGAGGACGGCTACCCCGTCGGCTCCTAG